In one window of uncultured Acetobacteroides sp. DNA:
- a CDS encoding type II CAAX endopeptidase family protein, which produces MTYQKGCHRVALLYEVKNVNMNSTEQIIKPRSKFPTITQAWYITLIFFAVTIAVSGILALLIKDSKDLTLFLGYTIPFVIIVVMAFLFQKHDFEAKFTTLFRKFDIQIVPFLLLFVLGFGYASDYVTSLIPIPDFMRTLFSQMFSFSIWGFALVCIAAPLLEEVLCRGIFLRSFLENYSGKKAILWSAIIFAAIHMNPWQAIPAFIIGYFMGWLFYRTKSLLPSIVVHFINNIVAYVAAGMLGDDFENGKMLSWQLNLALAVVGALIALFSVYRIRKILGKEVVQQ; this is translated from the coding sequence ATGACTTATCAGAAGGGCTGCCACAGGGTGGCCCTTTTGTATGAGGTGAAAAATGTGAATATGAATAGTACCGAACAAATTATTAAGCCTAGATCTAAATTTCCAACCATAACTCAGGCTTGGTATATTACGCTGATCTTTTTTGCTGTAACAATTGCAGTTTCAGGTATTCTTGCCCTTCTAATTAAAGATAGTAAGGATTTGACTTTATTTCTGGGGTATACAATTCCTTTTGTGATTATTGTTGTTATGGCCTTTCTTTTTCAAAAGCATGATTTTGAGGCTAAATTCACAACGCTTTTTAGAAAGTTCGATATTCAGATCGTTCCATTCCTGCTGCTTTTCGTTTTGGGATTTGGATATGCTAGTGATTATGTCACCAGCTTAATTCCGATACCCGATTTTATGAGGACGCTCTTTAGTCAGATGTTCTCTTTTAGTATCTGGGGCTTTGCCCTAGTTTGCATTGCCGCACCTTTACTTGAGGAGGTTTTGTGCCGAGGAATCTTTCTCCGTTCTTTTCTGGAAAACTATTCGGGAAAGAAGGCAATTTTATGGTCTGCAATAATCTTTGCCGCTATACATATGAATCCTTGGCAAGCAATTCCTGCTTTTATTATCGGATACTTTATGGGATGGCTTTTTTATAGGACGAAATCGCTGCTGCCTTCGATTGTTGTTCACTTCATAAACAACATTGTTGCGTATGTAGCGGCAGGCATGCTTGGGGACGATTTTGAAAATGGTAAGATGCTTAGCTGGCAGCTGAATCTGGCATTAGCTGTAGTTGGTGCACTTATTGCCCTCTTTAGCGTTTACAGAATCCGTAAAATTTTAGGGAAGGAAGTAGTGCAGCAGTAG
- the gltA gene encoding NADPH-dependent glutamate synthase — translation MANKIPRVPVREQDPNIRRNNFEEVSYGYNKEEAMLEATRCLNCKKPKCIAACPVSVNIPAFIKEVVKGNFEEAARVIAVDSSLPAVCGRVCPQESQCEGDCILGVKSEPVAIGKLERFVGDFANENHLNLAEVAAPNGFKVAIIGSGPAGLACATDLAKMGYEVKIFEALHQPGGVLEYGIPEFRLPKEKVVKAEIENVRKLGVKIETDVVIGRTVTIDELIDEEGYHAVFVGSGAGLPKFMSIPGENLNGVVSANEFLTRNNLMKAYDESYDTPIFVGSNVVVVGGGNVAMDAARTAARLGANVTIVYRRSKAELPARVEEVHHAEEEGIVFKLLTNPTEIIGDEKGWVKAIKCIQMELGEPDASGRRRPIEMSNSEFEVETDVVIMSLGTSPNPLISTTTPGLELNKWQCLIADEKGQTTREGVFAGGDAVTGAATVILAMGAGRVAAKSIDEYIKNKY, via the coding sequence ATGGCAAACAAAATACCAAGAGTACCTGTCCGCGAGCAGGATCCCAATATCAGAAGAAACAACTTCGAAGAAGTATCATACGGCTATAACAAAGAGGAGGCCATGCTTGAAGCGACTCGCTGCCTCAACTGTAAAAAGCCCAAATGCATTGCAGCATGTCCGGTTTCTGTAAACATCCCTGCATTTATAAAGGAGGTAGTGAAAGGGAACTTTGAAGAAGCGGCTAGAGTTATTGCTGTAGACAGTAGCTTACCTGCCGTTTGTGGTAGAGTTTGTCCACAAGAGTCGCAATGCGAAGGCGATTGCATACTTGGAGTAAAATCGGAACCCGTTGCAATTGGCAAACTCGAACGTTTCGTAGGCGACTTCGCAAACGAAAATCATCTAAACCTCGCAGAAGTTGCCGCTCCAAATGGATTTAAGGTTGCGATTATAGGTAGCGGCCCTGCAGGATTAGCCTGTGCAACCGACCTTGCCAAAATGGGCTACGAGGTGAAGATCTTCGAAGCGCTACATCAACCTGGCGGCGTGTTAGAATATGGCATTCCGGAATTTCGTTTACCCAAAGAGAAGGTTGTAAAAGCAGAAATTGAGAATGTTAGAAAACTTGGTGTTAAGATAGAAACCGACGTAGTAATTGGTCGTACAGTGACCATTGATGAGTTAATTGACGAAGAGGGCTACCATGCCGTATTCGTAGGATCTGGTGCTGGTCTTCCCAAGTTTATGAGCATTCCTGGAGAAAACCTCAACGGTGTAGTGTCAGCCAACGAATTCTTGACCAGAAATAACCTAATGAAGGCCTACGACGAATCGTACGACACCCCCATTTTCGTTGGAAGCAATGTTGTTGTTGTAGGAGGTGGTAACGTAGCAATGGATGCAGCCCGTACGGCAGCACGCTTAGGTGCTAATGTTACTATAGTTTACCGTCGTTCTAAAGCAGAACTTCCTGCACGTGTAGAAGAAGTTCACCATGCCGAAGAAGAAGGTATCGTGTTTAAACTGCTCACCAATCCAACCGAAATTATCGGAGATGAAAAAGGATGGGTTAAAGCAATAAAGTGCATCCAAATGGAGCTTGGCGAACCCGATGCTTCTGGTCGTAGACGCCCAATTGAAATGTCAAACTCTGAGTTTGAAGTCGAAACTGACGTAGTTATTATGTCGCTTGGCACATCGCCAAACCCACTAATTTCGACAACAACCCCAGGGCTCGAACTCAACAAATGGCAGTGCTTAATCGCCGACGAAAAGGGACAAACAACGCGAGAAGGCGTATTTGCTGGCGGTGATGCCGTAACCGGAGCCGCAACCGTAATTCTGGCAATGGGAGCAGGAAGAGTTGCCGCAAAATCGATTGACGAATACATCAAGAATAAATACTAA
- a CDS encoding sulfide/dihydroorotate dehydrogenase-like FAD/NAD-binding protein: protein MFKITQKSLLAPNIYLMEVYAPRIAKAAKPGQFLIVRVHEKGERIPLTICDYDINKGTVTIVTQTVGASTNLICAKEEGDSFLDVVGPLGRPSEFVEETPEQLKSRKILFVAGGVGTAPVYPQVKWLHQQGIDVDVIIGAKNKDNLILCEEMSAVAKNVYIATDDGSFGTKGLVTNVIADLIENQGKTYDVVVAIGPMIMMKFVALTTKKYDIKTIVSLNTLMVDGTGMCGACRVSVGGKTLFTCVDGPEFDGHLVDFDEAMRRQIMYKSAEGQKLRKQEKESDESCQCEK, encoded by the coding sequence ATGTTCAAGATTACCCAAAAATCATTGCTTGCCCCCAACATCTACCTCATGGAGGTTTATGCGCCACGAATTGCAAAAGCGGCAAAACCAGGGCAATTTCTTATAGTAAGAGTGCACGAAAAAGGCGAACGTATTCCTTTAACAATTTGCGATTATGATATAAACAAGGGTACTGTAACCATCGTAACGCAAACTGTAGGAGCATCAACCAACCTAATATGCGCTAAGGAAGAAGGAGATTCGTTCCTTGACGTAGTAGGTCCACTCGGACGCCCAAGCGAATTTGTTGAGGAAACTCCAGAGCAATTAAAATCTAGAAAAATTCTTTTTGTTGCTGGAGGTGTTGGCACTGCACCTGTATACCCTCAGGTTAAATGGTTACACCAGCAAGGAATTGATGTTGATGTGATTATTGGAGCAAAGAACAAAGATAATCTCATACTCTGCGAGGAAATGAGCGCTGTTGCAAAAAATGTGTACATAGCCACCGACGATGGTTCTTTTGGAACAAAAGGACTTGTTACCAACGTTATTGCAGACCTAATCGAGAATCAAGGGAAAACATACGATGTAGTTGTAGCCATTGGTCCTATGATTATGATGAAGTTTGTAGCGCTCACTACTAAAAAGTACGATATCAAAACCATTGTATCGCTAAATACTCTAATGGTTGATGGAACAGGGATGTGCGGAGCATGCCGCGTATCGGTAGGAGGCAAAACACTTTTCACCTGTGTTGATGGGCCAGAGTTTGATGGACATCTTGTAGATTTTGATGAGGCTATGCGCCGCCAAATAATGTACAAATCGGCAGAAGGGCAAAAGCTACGCAAACAAGAAAAGGAGTCTGACGAAAGCTGCCAATGCGAAAAATAA
- a CDS encoding LuxR C-terminal-related transcriptional regulator, with the protein MKEKEVILIVGDDVSTIGTLEESLRKFGYDCFVALSSAQGIQKAFECTPDLIICVPEKECFKSFEFFNIIKESSHTFDIPFIVISDSISMEDSLFALELGVDLVLDKLPKNRNLQQVIEARIKTHRRLKRESERIFLKSFDQVSYPIVIYDTDFNIVNANNSFYSIFNKDGSGFIWEVVGIDKDAFQHLSYKIFANSESREELNLRIKKNGSYEEYNLVLSSLNTLFAKRSALIVFQKVNSYDLVENIDISNSLDAKESLIDRNLFLMGQKSAPDPVSYSDGGITKPNEMNFTKRQLEVLELSILGLPMKQIADKLCISEKTVEKYRSNLMEKTGSKNIIELVLFAIKNKYVQV; encoded by the coding sequence ATGAAAGAAAAAGAAGTTATTCTCATTGTCGGCGATGATGTTAGCACTATTGGTACACTAGAAGAATCGTTACGAAAGTTTGGGTACGATTGCTTTGTTGCATTATCAAGCGCTCAAGGCATACAAAAGGCGTTTGAGTGTACTCCAGATTTGATTATTTGTGTTCCAGAAAAGGAATGTTTTAAGTCGTTTGAGTTTTTTAATATTATAAAAGAGAGCAGTCATACATTTGATATTCCATTTATTGTTATCTCGGATAGCATTAGTATGGAGGATAGCCTCTTTGCCCTAGAACTTGGTGTTGATTTGGTTTTAGATAAACTTCCTAAGAACAGAAATTTACAACAGGTAATTGAGGCTAGGATAAAAACTCATCGTAGGCTGAAGAGGGAGTCGGAACGAATCTTTCTAAAATCCTTTGATCAGGTTTCTTATCCGATTGTCATTTACGATACAGATTTTAATATCGTAAATGCTAATAACTCTTTTTATAGCATTTTCAATAAAGATGGTAGCGGGTTTATTTGGGAAGTTGTTGGGATAGATAAGGATGCTTTTCAACATCTGTCCTATAAAATTTTTGCAAATAGCGAAAGTCGTGAAGAACTTAACCTCCGCATAAAGAAGAACGGCTCTTATGAGGAATATAATCTAGTATTATCTTCGCTAAATACGCTTTTTGCGAAGCGATCTGCTCTTATCGTTTTTCAAAAGGTTAATTCCTATGATCTGGTTGAAAATATTGATATTTCCAATTCCTTGGATGCTAAAGAATCATTGATAGATAGAAATCTATTCTTAATGGGGCAAAAAAGTGCACCTGATCCTGTATCTTACAGTGATGGGGGGATTACAAAACCTAATGAAATGAATTTTACAAAACGACAACTCGAAGTTCTAGAGTTGTCGATCTTAGGGTTGCCAATGAAGCAGATTGCTGATAAGTTGTGTATATCAGAGAAAACCGTTGAAAAGTATCGCTCTAACTTAATGGAAAAAACGGGGTCGAAAAATATTATAGAATTGGTGTTGTTTGCCATCAAGAATAAATACGTTCAGGTGTAA
- a CDS encoding carboxypeptidase regulatory-like domain-containing protein has protein sequence MRTRNKILSTILLLSFAVVIAISCEKDPFPVSEYGSIKGVVTDGKTQTPLKGVTVSTNPGSSTAVTNDKGEYSLDNVKIGTVTVNAEKTNYTTYSAQLEVRKGVTSTANISMQQATKTIGAITLSGSIPDSNAVDIKPKITISWKIVREEPLDAISYKVTVKEVGSKIEKVFNDITDTALVVQGLKFSTKYAWKVAAVYNNSVVDTSTTWTFTTMTKPTMSVFFSRSSSNGLYQIIATDPDMSYEEVVTEKYEKTAFAPVAYKNQNLILFTSYYENLPYVFGIFRDGTGVMKISPYPNMSAYSIGNGYSFYNHGNSILYTYMDRLYAINTDGTNNRQIATAPTNRQFTNVDWCPETGKIVVRTVGPMPYESEFYTMDNDGTNMQLLIGGVTGMLESPSFSPDGKYLVYSQDVSGVLDISGQKIQSHIFLKKLTDSSAPVDLTSSGESTTTSNGSNDLFPRFAPDNRQIIFVNRPNLGTAIGDILKTDIYNGGRTSVVTNGTFPFWSL, from the coding sequence ATGAGAACAAGAAACAAGATATTATCGACAATACTACTGCTATCTTTTGCGGTTGTTATAGCAATTTCATGCGAAAAAGACCCATTCCCTGTTAGTGAATATGGGAGTATCAAAGGGGTAGTTACCGATGGAAAGACCCAGACTCCACTTAAAGGGGTTACAGTATCAACCAATCCAGGTAGTTCTACTGCTGTTACTAACGACAAAGGCGAATATTCGCTTGATAATGTAAAAATTGGAACAGTAACTGTTAACGCTGAAAAGACAAACTACACTACCTATTCGGCTCAACTTGAAGTTCGCAAAGGAGTAACCTCCACTGCCAACATTTCGATGCAGCAGGCAACCAAAACCATTGGAGCAATAACCCTCTCCGGCTCTATACCCGATAGTAATGCTGTAGATATAAAACCGAAAATAACCATATCGTGGAAAATTGTACGAGAAGAACCTCTCGATGCCATATCCTACAAAGTAACCGTTAAAGAAGTGGGGAGCAAAATAGAGAAGGTGTTCAATGATATTACTGACACTGCCCTTGTTGTACAAGGGCTCAAATTTTCAACTAAATATGCTTGGAAGGTAGCCGCAGTATATAACAACTCTGTTGTAGATACCAGCACAACCTGGACATTTACCACAATGACAAAACCCACCATGTCAGTTTTTTTTTCGAGGAGCTCGTCTAACGGGCTCTATCAAATCATCGCAACCGACCCTGACATGAGCTACGAAGAGGTTGTTACTGAAAAGTATGAAAAAACAGCCTTCGCACCTGTTGCTTACAAGAACCAAAACCTAATACTCTTTACATCCTATTACGAAAATCTACCTTATGTATTTGGGATTTTTCGCGATGGAACAGGAGTCATGAAAATATCGCCTTACCCAAACATGTCAGCCTACTCTATCGGTAACGGATACTCATTCTACAACCATGGCAATAGTATTCTTTATACCTACATGGATCGTCTATATGCCATTAATACCGATGGAACTAACAACAGGCAAATTGCTACAGCTCCAACAAATCGTCAATTCACAAACGTAGACTGGTGCCCCGAGACAGGTAAGATTGTGGTACGAACAGTTGGTCCTATGCCATACGAATCGGAATTTTACACGATGGACAATGACGGCACCAACATGCAGCTTCTTATTGGAGGGGTAACAGGAATGCTTGAATCTCCATCTTTTTCTCCAGATGGGAAGTATTTAGTCTATAGCCAAGATGTTAGCGGAGTACTCGACATTTCCGGACAAAAAATACAATCGCACATTTTCTTGAAGAAATTGACCGACAGTTCAGCCCCTGTTGACCTAACATCTAGTGGAGAAAGCACAACAACATCGAATGGCAGCAACGATCTTTTTCCTCGATTTGCACCTGACAATCGACAAATTATCTTTGTTAATAGACCAAACTTAGGTACTGCAATTGGTGACATTTTAAAAACAGACATCTATAATGGAGGTAGAACTTCAGTGGTTACTAACGGCACCTTCCCATTTTGGTCGTTGTAG
- a CDS encoding CsgG/HfaB family protein, translating to MKKTLSQLPPPKEKVVAAVYKFRDQTGQYKMSESGGSWSTAVTQGATTILIRALEQSGWFMPIERENINNLLNERKIIRSSRAQFEGKESDLPPLLFAGVLLEGGIISYETNLLTGGLGVRYFGIGGNTQYRMDRVTIYLRAVSTSSGAVLKTVYTSKTILSQEIKANVYRYVSLTKLLEAETGFTYNEPSELCITEAIEKAVQSLVIEGVKEKYWQLQNAKDTLSAPIVTYAKESSMNDDIDVYGNTATNPQQVAGQFSIGASAGVEQYNGDYAYSNYQPFAFISSDIALSKVLSFGQNFGYRYSYIKNGFSHQFFDASADLKFSMFPYHKGTPIFVLKGGTCITAKSNNVRSNTNVFPYIGAELGFKYRLNKNFSLNFTGMYSYMLTDEIDGVKNGDMNDKYWGAKLGFFYHF from the coding sequence ATGAAAAAAACACTCAGCCAACTCCCTCCACCAAAGGAGAAAGTAGTGGCAGCAGTGTATAAATTTAGAGACCAAACTGGGCAATACAAGATGTCTGAATCAGGTGGGTCGTGGTCTACTGCCGTAACACAGGGAGCTACAACCATACTTATCCGTGCGTTGGAGCAATCAGGTTGGTTTATGCCAATTGAGCGTGAGAACATCAACAACCTGCTAAACGAGCGTAAAATAATTCGATCGAGCAGAGCTCAATTCGAAGGTAAAGAATCAGACCTCCCTCCTCTCCTATTTGCAGGAGTCCTATTAGAAGGAGGTATTATCTCCTACGAAACCAACCTGCTCACCGGAGGTTTGGGAGTTCGCTACTTTGGTATTGGTGGTAATACCCAATATCGGATGGACAGGGTAACCATTTACCTTAGAGCTGTATCTACATCAAGTGGAGCTGTTCTAAAAACGGTATACACCTCTAAGACCATCTTGTCGCAGGAGATTAAGGCTAATGTATACCGCTATGTAAGCTTAACTAAGCTGCTAGAGGCAGAAACCGGCTTTACCTACAACGAACCATCGGAGCTATGTATTACCGAAGCCATAGAAAAAGCAGTACAATCTCTCGTTATTGAGGGTGTCAAGGAGAAGTACTGGCAGCTTCAAAATGCGAAGGACACCTTAAGTGCACCGATTGTAACCTACGCAAAGGAGAGTTCAATGAATGACGACATTGATGTATACGGGAACACAGCAACCAACCCACAACAAGTAGCAGGGCAGTTCAGTATAGGAGCATCTGCTGGAGTAGAACAGTATAATGGAGATTATGCATATAGCAACTATCAACCATTTGCATTCATAAGCTCAGACATTGCCCTATCAAAAGTTCTTTCATTTGGTCAGAATTTTGGCTACCGCTACAGCTATATAAAGAACGGTTTTTCGCACCAGTTCTTCGATGCTTCTGCCGACTTAAAGTTCTCTATGTTCCCGTACCATAAAGGAACTCCAATCTTTGTTCTAAAAGGAGGGACTTGCATTACTGCAAAATCGAATAACGTCCGTAGCAATACCAACGTATTCCCCTACATTGGTGCAGAACTTGGCTTTAAGTACCGCCTCAACAAGAACTTCAGCCTTAACTTCACAGGCATGTATAGCTACATGCTTACCGATGAAATTGACGGCGTTAAAAATGGAGATATGAATGATAAGTATTGGGGCGCAAAATTGGGCTTTTTCTACCACTTCTAA
- a CDS encoding curli assembly protein CsgF → MKTLKVVLLLVFLSSAASSALAQQLTFSFINPSFGGSPLNASWLMQSAQVQSDYKQKEASTTDKSDSELDEFAKNLNNQILYSLSNAIIQKQFGTDNKLKEGVYNIGKYRINIGSGSGGVTVTIFDNSTGNQTQVTVPNY, encoded by the coding sequence ATGAAAACACTAAAAGTTGTATTGTTACTTGTATTTCTGTCATCGGCAGCAAGTAGCGCATTAGCCCAACAGTTGACGTTTTCGTTCATCAACCCTTCGTTTGGAGGAAGCCCGCTAAATGCGAGCTGGCTTATGCAGTCTGCCCAAGTGCAGTCGGACTACAAGCAAAAGGAGGCTTCCACAACCGATAAATCCGATTCGGAATTGGATGAGTTTGCCAAAAACCTCAACAACCAAATTCTTTATTCGTTGTCCAATGCTATTATTCAAAAACAGTTTGGAACGGACAACAAACTAAAAGAAGGAGTATACAACATTGGAAAGTATCGCATCAACATTGGCTCTGGTTCGGGAGGTGTAACAGTTACCATTTTTGACAATTCTACGGGAAATCAAACACAAGTAACAGTTCCCAATTACTAA
- a CDS encoding CsgE family curli-type amyloid fiber assembly protein — MKVLAFTAFLLLSALSTPLFAQTDTTKKDAKTQAILEELVGKISNGKNGKASFEEITGGFVMDQTKTRAGRDFYDLFIQNLVLPENVMDYSIVIDETPGLGTSTIIKVTINDMEIYGNYLQPKRDLIEETAYEAVELAADFIVNYNQILLELINKEQTGSGIF, encoded by the coding sequence ATGAAGGTTTTAGCATTTACGGCATTTCTACTTCTGTCTGCATTGAGCACTCCCCTATTTGCTCAAACCGACACTACCAAGAAAGATGCTAAAACTCAAGCGATACTCGAAGAATTGGTAGGCAAAATAAGCAACGGCAAAAATGGCAAAGCCTCATTTGAAGAAATTACAGGTGGTTTTGTAATGGATCAAACCAAGACAAGAGCAGGACGAGACTTTTATGACTTGTTTATCCAAAACCTAGTACTGCCCGAGAATGTCATGGATTACTCCATTGTAATCGACGAAACACCAGGTCTTGGAACATCAACTATAATAAAAGTAACCATTAACGACATGGAGATATACGGCAACTACCTACAACCCAAACGAGATTTAATTGAGGAGACAGCCTACGAAGCTGTAGAGTTAGCCGCAGATTTTATAGTCAACTATAACCAGATACTCCTGGAGTTAATCAACAAAGAACAAACAGGATCCGGAATTTTTTAA
- a CDS encoding curlin repeat-containing protein — MKKLGIIAVLAMLAIGVSAQDGKPGPGPKPNNDNTANLNQEGWMQWGFIYQYGTGNTATINQGILDDHHFPLTTNGAPQQKLSFRNVAFICQIGSGNEGEINQLGHGNYANLMQVRFDQHHPNFVADKDHHKQPYGEITQTGNHNIASASQFGNSYLNIKQGGMYNFVGGLRYVHNPGITGAPQHNYQQDNNTSVIYGPLEVGNDEILNVTQDGYGDAFYSIGVLRGGKTTIRQDVEEHHHLDGLNGQPHQAHPNFNVIYLSQKGGDVDLSQNGKYNLIWLYVKGKSNEKPDVDITQKGTGNVVAKYYSPFSPYASGPAEFKGESLKITQEGFANRLSIESESSNGVISVSQKGAFNFGMIYQSDFRHHH, encoded by the coding sequence ATGAAAAAGTTAGGAATTATTGCAGTGCTTGCAATGCTTGCAATTGGAGTAAGTGCCCAAGACGGAAAACCAGGCCCAGGGCCAAAGCCAAACAATGACAATACTGCCAATCTAAATCAGGAAGGATGGATGCAGTGGGGGTTCATCTACCAGTATGGCACAGGTAACACTGCTACCATTAACCAAGGTATACTAGATGATCACCATTTTCCACTAACAACAAATGGCGCACCACAACAAAAGCTCAGCTTTAGGAACGTTGCTTTTATTTGTCAAATAGGCAGTGGTAACGAAGGTGAAATCAACCAACTCGGCCATGGCAACTACGCAAACTTAATGCAGGTTCGCTTCGACCAGCATCACCCAAATTTTGTAGCCGACAAGGATCATCACAAGCAACCTTATGGTGAAATTACCCAAACAGGCAACCATAACATAGCTTCTGCTTCTCAGTTTGGCAATAGCTACTTAAATATTAAGCAAGGAGGCATGTATAATTTTGTTGGTGGTCTCAGATACGTTCACAATCCAGGGATTACAGGAGCTCCTCAACACAACTACCAACAGGACAACAATACCAGCGTTATATATGGTCCACTAGAAGTTGGAAACGACGAAATACTTAATGTTACCCAAGATGGATACGGAGATGCATTCTACTCTATCGGCGTATTAAGAGGTGGTAAAACAACCATTAGGCAAGATGTAGAAGAACATCATCACCTAGATGGTTTGAATGGTCAACCACACCAAGCACACCCCAACTTTAACGTTATCTACCTATCTCAAAAAGGTGGTGATGTAGATCTTAGCCAAAATGGGAAATACAACTTGATTTGGTTATATGTTAAGGGGAAGAGTAACGAAAAACCAGATGTTGACATAACTCAAAAAGGCACAGGAAACGTAGTTGCTAAATACTACAGTCCATTTAGCCCTTACGCTTCAGGTCCTGCTGAATTTAAAGGAGAAAGTTTAAAGATTACTCAAGAAGGCTTTGCCAACAGGCTTAGCATCGAAAGCGAGAGTTCCAATGGCGTAATCTCTGTATCCCAAAAAGGCGCTTTCAACTTCGGAATGATCTACCAAAGCGATTTCCGCCACCATCATTAA
- a CDS encoding DUF6261 family protein, with protein sequence MKTNSVYLTKMQVGEVFNFIKLMLALFSPIPNLNARLKELVTGLSKTMADMEGVMSSPTYIIETKNKKAKDTKRDSEYLCFLTFTEAFTHSSNPAINEAANLIHKALKDAGNVQSMKLDKETSALYGLNNLFTTNERYIAALQTLNAKLMWDAVMAAQAEFEKEYSLVSDMKVKESEQVAAYELAKVARKQSAGILEMLDALSLVDPKPEYDELITKINHEIDLVMQQLRTRQTLAAKAKKEPKKLDSNE encoded by the coding sequence ATGAAAACAAATTCAGTTTACCTAACCAAGATGCAAGTTGGCGAAGTGTTCAACTTCATCAAGCTGATGCTGGCATTGTTCAGCCCAATTCCAAACCTCAACGCCAGGCTTAAGGAGCTGGTAACGGGCCTCTCGAAGACCATGGCCGACATGGAGGGGGTAATGTCGAGCCCAACCTACATCATCGAAACCAAGAACAAGAAGGCAAAAGACACAAAACGCGACAGCGAATACCTCTGCTTTTTGACCTTTACCGAGGCCTTCACCCACAGCTCCAACCCGGCCATCAACGAGGCCGCCAACCTCATCCACAAGGCGCTTAAGGATGCCGGAAACGTACAGAGCATGAAGCTCGACAAGGAAACATCGGCGCTATACGGGCTAAACAACCTGTTTACCACCAACGAACGCTACATTGCCGCCCTACAGACGCTTAACGCCAAGCTAATGTGGGATGCCGTAATGGCCGCACAGGCTGAGTTCGAGAAGGAGTACAGCCTCGTTAGCGATATGAAGGTAAAGGAGTCGGAGCAGGTTGCAGCCTACGAGCTGGCAAAGGTAGCCCGCAAGCAGAGCGCCGGCATTCTGGAGATGCTCGATGCGCTTAGCCTGGTGGATCCCAAGCCCGAATACGACGAGCTGATTACCAAAATCAACCACGAAATTGACCTTGTAATGCAGCAGCTGCGCACCCGCCAAACGCTTGCGGCCAAGGCCAAGAAGGAGCCAAAGAAGCTCGATAGCAACGAATAG